One Denticeps clupeoides chromosome 3, fDenClu1.1, whole genome shotgun sequence DNA window includes the following coding sequences:
- the tmem174 gene encoding transmembrane protein 174, whose translation MPTMSRTRTRDPAAGAHDSVIGPVSDGDKAGATLLFSGIFLSLVGVTFTAMVWIDFPARFEWTQLLGPILLSVGGTFALISVCKFRIVSCLPPPGPPSVLGDIDQPVRLPRAAVARCLPPPCASVTHDVSAPPQHYGRWTGDQALECVCPPAYADLFPD comes from the exons ATGCCCACCATGTCCCGGACTCGGACCCGCGACCCCGCCGCCGGCGCACACGACAGCGTCATCGGCCCGGTGTCGGACGGCGACAAGGCCGGCGCGACGCTGCTCTTCTCGGGGATCTTCCTGTCCCTGGTGGGCGTCACGTTCACGGCCATGGTCTGGATCGACTTCCCCGCCCGATTCGAGTGGACGCAGCTCCTCGGGCCGATCCTGCTGTCGGTCGGCGGCACGTTCGCGCTGATCAGCGTCTGCAAATTCCGAATCGTGTCGTGCCTCCCGCCACCCGGCCCGCCCAGCGTCTTGGGGGACATCGACCAGCCGGTCCGGCTGCCCAGAGCCGCCGTGGCGCGGTGCCTCCCTCCGCCGTGCGCGTCCGTGACGCATGACGTCAGCGCGCCGCCGCAGCATTACGGCAG GTGGACCGGGGACCAGGCTCTGGAGTGCGTCTGCCCGCCCGCGTACGCCGACCTCTTTCCAGACTGA